One genomic region from Ralstonia pickettii DTP0602 encodes:
- a CDS encoding signal peptide protein, producing MHGVMAVAMRRLVQGTAVLLSLVSVNAAMAATAAAPAPGAPMPSIAFHYGAKPPVDALQAFDIAVVEPDSGFDPRQAATPATAWFAYVSVGEVLESRRYYKDIPQAWLTGRNDAWSARVVDQAAEGWPAFYVDKVIAPLWQRGFRGFFLDTLDSYQLVAKTDAERARQEAGMVRVIQAIKARYPEARLVFNRGFEILPQVHGLAYAVAFESLFRGWDQGKGRYVEVPQADRDWLLAQARTIREQYRLPVISIDYCAPADRRCARETAQRIRALGITPYVADPALQTVGVGSVEVLPRRVLVLQDQRPGESIDNSEGVRFVSMPLNYLGYRVEFAGVGEPLPDLGVDRYAGVVIWLEGPVDDAAAGRLRQWLGKQVEQGIPVAFLNDFGLRMTGTMAHSLGLSLARGRVEGPVQVVSKDPMMGFEAPVLPDRSRAVPVQVGAGSRSLLRLRSGTLTYDAAAITPWGGYAIRPYAVLTGIQNTDPDRWIVQPLAFLREALRLPAMPVPDVTTENGRRLLTIHIDGDGFASRAEMPGGGFSGEVLFREVFDRYRLPMTMSVIQAELSADGMYPKLSAELEPIARKIFAQPYVEVASHTFSHPFTWALTVPEGRQRAQAAGKDHGHEHGAGKQAKAEEAYHLPVPGYTMDLNREIGGSIDYINRKLAPAGKPVTLLLWSGDCQPPAQALKLAAQARVLNMNGGDTMITRSNPSWTAISPLGINKPDGTFQVFAPNQNENVYTNLWHGPYYGFERVIETFELTDKPYRFKPVNIYYHSYSGTKVASLKALRKVYDYVLAQPLLPLHSTDYVRKVLDWQDMAVARELGDGTQPGAWIVRGDGNLRNLRWTGAGVPELASARGVTGTSAAPGGGVYLHLDGGDVRFVTRDAPAVASAPQLAEANGIVRNWQRDGSVTRFAFGGYYKPFFRLAGAANCRVSVDGKTVQGVRERDTLRVDTAPLTDLNHASQAVEVRCAG from the coding sequence TTGCACGGGGTGATGGCGGTGGCGATGCGACGGTTGGTGCAAGGCACGGCGGTGCTGCTGTCGCTGGTATCGGTCAATGCGGCGATGGCGGCGACGGCGGCCGCACCGGCGCCGGGGGCGCCGATGCCGTCAATCGCCTTCCACTATGGGGCGAAGCCGCCGGTCGATGCGCTGCAGGCCTTCGATATCGCCGTGGTCGAACCCGACAGCGGCTTCGATCCGCGCCAGGCCGCCACGCCCGCCACCGCCTGGTTCGCCTATGTCAGCGTGGGCGAGGTCCTGGAAAGCCGCCGCTACTACAAGGACATCCCGCAGGCCTGGCTCACCGGGCGCAACGACGCCTGGAGCGCGCGCGTGGTCGACCAGGCCGCAGAAGGCTGGCCTGCTTTCTACGTCGACAAGGTGATCGCGCCGCTGTGGCAGCGCGGCTTCCGCGGCTTCTTCCTCGATACGCTCGACTCCTACCAGCTGGTGGCAAAGACCGATGCCGAGCGCGCGCGCCAGGAAGCGGGCATGGTGCGCGTGATCCAGGCCATCAAGGCGCGCTATCCCGAGGCGCGCCTGGTCTTCAACCGTGGCTTCGAGATCCTGCCGCAGGTCCATGGGCTGGCCTATGCCGTGGCCTTCGAATCGCTGTTTCGCGGCTGGGACCAGGGCAAGGGCCGCTATGTCGAGGTGCCGCAGGCGGACCGCGACTGGCTGCTGGCGCAGGCCCGCACCATCCGCGAGCAATACCGGCTGCCGGTGATCTCCATCGACTATTGCGCGCCGGCGGACCGCCGCTGCGCGCGCGAGACCGCGCAGCGCATCCGCGCGCTGGGGATCACGCCGTACGTGGCCGATCCGGCCTTGCAGACCGTGGGCGTGGGCAGCGTGGAAGTGCTGCCGCGCCGCGTGCTGGTGCTGCAGGATCAGCGTCCCGGGGAGTCGATCGACAATTCCGAAGGCGTGCGCTTCGTGTCAATGCCGCTCAACTACCTGGGCTACCGTGTGGAGTTCGCCGGCGTCGGCGAACCGCTGCCGGACCTGGGCGTCGACCGCTACGCCGGCGTGGTGATCTGGCTGGAAGGACCGGTCGACGACGCGGCCGCCGGGCGCCTGCGTCAGTGGCTCGGCAAGCAGGTGGAGCAAGGCATCCCGGTGGCCTTCCTGAACGACTTCGGGCTGCGCATGACCGGGACGATGGCGCACAGCCTGGGGCTGAGCCTGGCCAGGGGCCGCGTCGAGGGGCCGGTGCAGGTGGTGTCGAAAGACCCGATGATGGGCTTCGAGGCGCCGGTATTGCCCGACCGCTCGCGCGCGGTGCCGGTGCAGGTAGGCGCCGGGTCGCGCTCGCTGCTGCGGCTGCGCTCGGGCACGCTCACCTATGACGCTGCTGCAATCACGCCCTGGGGCGGTTACGCGATCAGGCCGTACGCGGTCTTGACCGGCATCCAGAACACCGACCCGGACCGCTGGATCGTGCAGCCGCTGGCCTTCCTGCGCGAGGCGCTGCGGCTGCCGGCGATGCCGGTGCCCGACGTCACTACCGAGAACGGCCGCCGCCTGCTGACCATCCATATCGACGGCGACGGCTTTGCCTCGCGCGCGGAGATGCCGGGCGGCGGCTTCTCGGGCGAGGTGCTGTTCCGCGAGGTCTTCGACCGCTACCGGCTGCCGATGACCATGTCGGTGATTCAGGCCGAGCTCAGCGCCGACGGCATGTACCCGAAGCTCAGCGCCGAGCTCGAGCCGATCGCGCGCAAGATCTTCGCGCAGCCGTACGTGGAGGTGGCCAGCCATACCTTCTCGCACCCGTTCACCTGGGCGCTGACCGTGCCCGAGGGCCGACAAAGGGCGCAGGCCGCCGGCAAGGATCACGGCCACGAGCACGGCGCGGGCAAGCAGGCCAAGGCAGAAGAGGCCTACCACCTGCCGGTGCCCGGCTACACGATGGACCTGAACCGCGAAATCGGCGGTTCGATCGACTACATCAACCGCAAGCTCGCGCCCGCCGGCAAGCCGGTCACGCTGCTGCTGTGGTCGGGCGACTGCCAGCCGCCGGCGCAGGCGCTCAAGCTCGCGGCGCAGGCGCGCGTGCTCAACATGAATGGCGGCGACACCATGATCACGCGCAGCAACCCGAGCTGGACCGCGATCTCGCCGCTGGGCATCAACAAGCCGGACGGCACTTTCCAGGTGTTCGCGCCGAACCAGAACGAGAACGTCTATACCAACCTGTGGCACGGCCCGTACTACGGCTTTGAGCGCGTGATCGAGACCTTCGAGCTGACCGACAAGCCGTACCGCTTCAAGCCGGTCAATATCTACTACCACAGCTATTCGGGCACCAAGGTGGCGTCGCTGAAGGCGCTGCGCAAGGTCTACGACTACGTGCTGGCGCAGCCGCTGCTGCCGCTGCATTCGACCGACTACGTGCGCAAGGTGCTGGACTGGCAGGACATGGCGGTGGCGCGCGAGCTGGGCGATGGCACGCAGCCCGGCGCCTGGATCGTGCGCGGCGACGGCAACCTGCGCAACCTGCGCTGGACCGGCGCCGGCGTGCCGGAACTGGCCTCGGCGCGCGGGGTCACCGGTACCTCGGCGGCGCCGGGCGGAGGCGTCTACCTGCACCTGGACGGCGGCGACGTTCGCTTTGTCACGCGCGACGCGCCGGCCGTGGCGAGCGCTCCGCAGCTGGCCGAAGCCAACGGCATCGTGCGCAACTGGCAGCGCGATGGCAGCGTCACGCGCTTTGCCTTCGGCGGCTACTACAAGCCTTTCTTCCGGCTCGCCGGCGCGGCCAACTGCCGCGTGAGCGTTGACGGCAAGACCGTCCAGGGTGTGCGCGAGCGCGATACCTTGCGCGTCGATACCGCGCCCCTTACCGACCTGAACCATGCCAGCCAAGCCGTCGAAGTCCGCTGCGCCGGCTGA
- a CDS encoding cold-shock protein (K03704: cspA; cold shock protein (beta-ribbon, CspA family)) — translation METGTVKWFNDAKGFGFITPDAGGNDLFAHFSAIEGSGFKSLKEGQKVRYVKAMGQKGEQATKIQAL, via the coding sequence ATGGAAACCGGTACCGTTAAGTGGTTCAACGACGCCAAGGGCTTCGGCTTCATCACGCCGGACGCAGGCGGCAATGACCTGTTCGCGCACTTCTCCGCAATCGAAGGCTCGGGCTTCAAGTCGTTGAAGGAAGGCCAGAAGGTGCGCTACGTCAAGGCCATGGGCCAGAAGGGCGAGCAAGCCACCAAGATCCAGGCCCTCTGA
- a CDS encoding signal peptide protein produces the protein MPAHRLPPLAPLVAGALALAAMPAPAADAGAGALLNRGNDPFLQVSARIPACPEPAGPRITEAQWRHDAHHRIEQGNHCWTEGRCRLSNAFQYDREIADSLRRRLETLSATLPGWRDSSLWITVSGRWLVVQGCVRPGFAVAPFLAALGEVADVERVIDQTTATPARGVPYARYVALPAGTPDAPRPAPQKSPGNTPQKEP, from the coding sequence ATGCCTGCCCACCGCCTGCCGCCACTGGCGCCGCTGGTCGCCGGCGCCCTGGCGCTGGCTGCCATGCCTGCGCCCGCCGCGGACGCCGGGGCCGGAGCCCTGCTCAACCGCGGCAACGACCCCTTCCTGCAGGTGTCCGCGCGCATCCCGGCATGTCCCGAGCCGGCGGGCCCGCGCATCACCGAGGCGCAATGGCGGCACGATGCGCACCACCGCATCGAACAGGGCAACCATTGCTGGACCGAGGGGCGCTGCCGCCTGTCCAACGCCTTCCAGTACGACCGCGAGATCGCCGACAGCCTGCGGCGGCGCCTCGAGACGCTGTCGGCCACGCTGCCGGGCTGGCGCGACAGCTCGCTGTGGATCACCGTCAGCGGGCGTTGGCTGGTGGTGCAGGGCTGCGTCCGGCCGGGATTTGCCGTCGCGCCCTTCCTCGCCGCGCTGGGCGAGGTGGCCGACGTGGAACGCGTGATCGACCAGACCACCGCCACACCGGCGCGGGGCGTGCCGTACGCGCGCTATGTCGCGCTGCCGGCCGGAACGCCGGATGCACCCCGGCCTGCGCCTCAGAAATCGCCTGGGAACACGCCCCAGAAGGAGCCCTGA
- a CDS encoding phytoene synthase (K02291: crtB; phytoene synthase [EC:2.5.1.32]): MSRSYVAGTQIATPDAPAAAAAMHGPHAGPAASAGSSFHAALRILPAVQRQAMFEIYAFCRAVDDIADGDAPHAQRLAALEAWRGDIAACYAGTPPPALQPLCAQIRAFNLQQQDFLAVIDGMTMDVEQDIRAPDAATLDLYCDRVASAVGRLAVRVFGLEETCGIALAHHLGRALQLTNILRDIDEDAAIGRLYLPAQALAAAGVPAGLAADGPQAVAAHPALGQACALLAQEAQAHYDQAYAVMARCPARQVRSPRIMAEVYHRILARLRTQGWRAPRQRVRLPRAQLLWIVLRHAIG, encoded by the coding sequence GTGTCGAGGAGTTACGTGGCCGGTACTCAAATCGCAACGCCAGACGCCCCTGCCGCCGCAGCAGCCATGCACGGCCCCCATGCCGGACCCGCGGCCTCGGCGGGCAGCTCCTTCCATGCAGCGCTGCGCATCCTGCCGGCAGTGCAGCGCCAGGCCATGTTCGAGATCTATGCGTTCTGCCGCGCCGTCGACGATATCGCCGACGGCGACGCGCCGCATGCCCAACGCCTGGCCGCGCTCGAGGCCTGGCGGGGCGACATCGCCGCCTGCTACGCCGGCACCCCGCCGCCAGCCCTGCAGCCGCTGTGCGCGCAGATCCGCGCCTTCAACCTGCAGCAGCAGGACTTCCTCGCCGTGATCGACGGCATGACCATGGACGTCGAGCAAGACATCCGCGCCCCGGATGCCGCCACCCTGGACCTGTATTGCGACCGTGTCGCCAGTGCCGTGGGCCGGCTTGCGGTGCGCGTGTTCGGGCTGGAAGAAACCTGCGGCATCGCGCTGGCACACCACCTGGGGCGCGCGCTGCAGCTGACCAATATCCTGCGCGATATCGACGAGGACGCCGCCATTGGCCGGCTGTACCTGCCGGCGCAGGCACTGGCCGCCGCCGGCGTCCCCGCCGGGCTCGCGGCAGACGGGCCGCAGGCGGTGGCGGCGCATCCCGCGCTCGGGCAGGCCTGCGCCTTGCTAGCGCAGGAAGCGCAGGCGCACTACGACCAGGCCTACGCGGTCATGGCGCGCTGCCCTGCCCGGCAGGTGCGCTCGCCGCGGATCATGGCCGAGGTCTACCACCGCATCCTGGCGCGCCTGCGCACGCAGGGCTGGCGCGCACCGCGCCAGCGCGTGCGCCTGCCGCGCGCGCAACTGCTCTGGATCGTGCTGCGCCACGCCATTGGCTGA
- a CDS encoding squalene--hopene cyclase (K06045: shc, sqhC; squalene-hopene/tetraprenyl-beta-curcumene cyclase [EC:5.4.99.17 4.2.1.129]) has translation MSESALNETAFATAAPRAEPAADPAMPAPRHAAPALDQGIGRAIDALLHHQRPDGHWVYELEADATIPAEYVLMVHYLGETPDLALEARIARYLHRIQNADGGWPLFHEGRSDVSASVKAYFALKMAGDDPQAAHMQRARQAIHALGGAEACNVFTRTLLALYGAMPWSAVPMMPVEIMLLPQWFPFHLSKVSYWARTVIVPLLVLNSLRPLARNPRAVGINELFVGPCHNVRLPRRAAHQHAGWYAAFRGLDALMRVAEPLFPRLLRRRAIDAAQAFVRERLNGEDGLGAIFPAMANSVMMFDVLGVPPDDPARAVARRSVERLLVEHGDEAYCQPCLSPVWDTALAAHALLETGEARAAAAVGRGLDWLKPLQVLDVRGDWAVRRPLVRPGGWAFQYANDYYPDVDDTAVVAAAMDRYMRAHGAPGRYDEAVARASEWIVGMQSGNGGWGAFEPENTHLYLNNIPFADHGALLDPPTADVSARCLSMLCQTGATPDKSEPAARALRYLRREQMPDGSWFGRWGTNYIYGTWSALCALNAAGLPPEAPEMRRAVAWLVQIQNADGGWGEDGSSYRLDYRGYEPAPSVASQTAWALLALMAAGAARHPAVARGIDYLLRTQQSGGLWHEPRFTAVGFPRVFYLRYHGYARYFPLWALARYRNLQRGGAGHVSWGL, from the coding sequence ATGTCGGAGTCTGCATTAAACGAGACCGCCTTCGCCACGGCCGCGCCGCGTGCGGAGCCAGCTGCCGATCCGGCGATGCCCGCGCCGCGCCACGCCGCGCCGGCGCTCGACCAGGGCATCGGCCGCGCCATCGACGCGCTGCTGCACCATCAGCGTCCCGACGGTCACTGGGTCTACGAACTCGAGGCCGACGCCACCATCCCCGCCGAATACGTGCTGATGGTGCACTACCTCGGCGAGACCCCGGACCTGGCGCTCGAGGCCCGCATCGCGCGCTACCTGCACCGCATCCAGAACGCCGACGGCGGCTGGCCGCTGTTCCACGAAGGCCGCTCTGACGTGAGCGCCAGCGTGAAGGCGTATTTCGCGCTGAAGATGGCCGGCGATGATCCGCAGGCCGCGCATATGCAGCGCGCGCGCCAGGCCATCCATGCGCTGGGCGGGGCCGAGGCCTGCAATGTCTTCACGCGTACGCTGCTGGCGCTGTACGGCGCGATGCCATGGTCGGCGGTGCCGATGATGCCGGTGGAAATCATGCTGCTGCCGCAGTGGTTCCCGTTCCACCTGTCCAAGGTCTCGTACTGGGCGCGCACGGTGATCGTGCCGCTGCTGGTGCTCAACAGCCTGCGCCCGCTGGCGCGCAACCCGCGCGCGGTCGGCATCAACGAACTGTTCGTGGGCCCGTGCCACAACGTGCGGCTGCCGCGCCGCGCCGCGCACCAGCACGCCGGCTGGTACGCGGCATTCCGCGGTCTGGATGCGCTGATGCGCGTGGCCGAGCCGCTCTTTCCGCGCCTGCTGCGCCGGCGCGCCATCGACGCCGCGCAGGCCTTCGTGCGCGAGCGGCTCAACGGCGAGGACGGCCTGGGCGCGATCTTCCCGGCGATGGCCAACAGCGTGATGATGTTCGACGTGCTGGGCGTGCCGCCCGACGATCCCGCGCGCGCGGTGGCGCGGCGTTCGGTCGAGCGTCTGCTGGTCGAGCACGGCGACGAAGCCTACTGCCAGCCTTGCCTGTCGCCGGTGTGGGACACCGCACTGGCCGCGCATGCGCTGCTCGAAACCGGCGAGGCACGCGCGGCCGCGGCGGTCGGGCGCGGCCTGGACTGGCTCAAGCCGCTGCAGGTGCTGGACGTGCGCGGAGACTGGGCGGTGCGCCGCCCGCTGGTACGCCCCGGCGGCTGGGCCTTCCAGTACGCCAACGACTATTACCCGGACGTGGACGACACCGCCGTGGTCGCGGCCGCGATGGACCGCTACATGCGCGCGCACGGCGCGCCGGGCCGCTACGACGAAGCGGTGGCGCGTGCCAGCGAGTGGATCGTCGGCATGCAGAGCGGCAATGGCGGCTGGGGCGCGTTCGAGCCGGAGAACACCCACCTCTACCTGAACAACATCCCCTTCGCCGACCACGGCGCGCTGCTGGACCCGCCCACCGCCGATGTGTCGGCGCGCTGCCTGTCGATGCTGTGCCAGACCGGCGCCACCCCCGACAAGAGCGAGCCCGCCGCACGCGCGCTGCGCTACCTGCGGCGCGAACAGATGCCCGACGGCAGCTGGTTCGGCCGCTGGGGCACGAACTATATCTATGGCACCTGGAGCGCGCTGTGCGCGCTGAATGCCGCCGGCCTGCCGCCGGAGGCGCCGGAGATGCGCCGCGCGGTGGCGTGGCTCGTGCAGATCCAGAACGCGGACGGCGGCTGGGGCGAGGACGGCAGCAGCTACCGGCTCGACTACCGCGGCTACGAGCCCGCGCCCAGCGTGGCCTCGCAGACCGCATGGGCGCTGCTGGCGCTGATGGCGGCCGGCGCCGCCCGGCACCCCGCGGTGGCGCGCGGCATCGACTACCTACTGCGCACGCAGCAGTCCGGCGGGCTGTGGCATGAGCCCCGCTTTACCGCGGTGGGCTTTCCGCGGGTGTTCTACCTGCGCTACCACGGTTATGCGCGCTACTTTCCGTTGTGGGCGCTGGCGCGCTATCGCAACCTGCAGCGTGGCGGCGCTGGGCACGTGTCGTGGGGCCTGTGA
- a CDS encoding squalene-hopene cyclase, producing MKGPFVLVVAGMEFEARIAAGPHCRVVHGLRGIALEQGVSALASRECVGIISFGVAGGLDPALAPGDIVIADRVCADGERYDADLSWTRAMHAAMAHARVGTIAGADQPVLTVAGKQLLRQACGALCVDMESHIAARMAAACRLPFSACRVVIDPAERAVPAAAAAGMGEGGKTDVGAVLGGLLRAPWELPALFRLAGDAAVARGALRAARLALGDEFGLREVLAQ from the coding sequence GTGAAAGGGCCGTTCGTGCTGGTCGTTGCCGGCATGGAATTCGAGGCGCGCATCGCTGCCGGGCCGCATTGCCGGGTGGTGCACGGGCTGCGCGGCATTGCGCTGGAACAGGGCGTGTCGGCGCTAGCCAGCCGCGAGTGCGTGGGCATCATCAGTTTCGGCGTTGCCGGCGGGCTCGATCCGGCGCTGGCGCCGGGGGATATCGTGATTGCCGACCGGGTCTGCGCGGATGGCGAGCGCTACGACGCCGATTTGTCATGGACACGGGCGATGCATGCGGCGATGGCGCATGCCAGGGTCGGCACGATCGCGGGGGCTGACCAGCCGGTGCTGACGGTTGCCGGCAAGCAGTTGCTGCGGCAGGCGTGCGGGGCGCTGTGCGTCGATATGGAATCGCATATCGCCGCGCGCATGGCGGCGGCATGCCGGCTGCCGTTCTCGGCTTGCCGCGTGGTGATCGATCCGGCCGAGCGGGCGGTGCCCGCGGCGGCCGCTGCCGGCATGGGCGAAGGTGGCAAGACCGATGTGGGGGCGGTGCTGGGCGGGTTGTTGCGGGCGCCGTGGGAACTGCCGGCGCTGTTCAGGCTGGCGGGCGATGCAGCGGTGGCGCGTGGAGCGCTGCGGGCGGCCAGGCTGGCGCTGGGCGATGAATTCGGGTTGCGGGAAGTGCTGGCGCAGTGA
- a CDS encoding heat-shock protein (K04046: yegD; hypothetical chaperone protein), whose protein sequence is MMSNACGLDFGTSNSTVGWSRPDRPAALLPLEDGKATLPSVIFFHAEDPLVSYGRAALGDYLAGYEGRLMRSLKSLLGTSMMDDSTEVMGQAMPFRKLLAHFIGELKTRAEQAAGTEFSRAVLGRPVFFIDEDPAADQLAEDTLAGIARDAGFREIAFQYEPIAAAFDYEAGISREELVLVVDIGGGTSDFSLVRLSPERARRSDRREDILANGGVHIGGTDFDRALSLARAMPLLGLGSQLRNGKAMPSSQYFDLASWHTINLVYTRKAWSLVMDNYRDAADTIKLDRLVRLIRERAGHWLAIQVEAAKIALSDAGSTEVDLHRLEQGLTLSITREEFDESIDKLVAKTEKTVQQMLADAGVDGAAVDTIFFTGGSSSVPLLRQRLAALLPEARCVEGDRFGSIGSGLALDAVRKFG, encoded by the coding sequence ATGATGTCAAACGCATGCGGCCTGGACTTCGGCACGTCCAACTCAACGGTGGGCTGGAGCCGCCCCGACCGGCCGGCGGCGCTGCTGCCGCTGGAAGACGGCAAGGCGACGCTGCCCTCGGTGATCTTCTTCCACGCCGAAGACCCGCTGGTCAGCTACGGCCGCGCCGCGCTGGGCGATTACCTGGCTGGCTATGAAGGGCGGCTGATGCGCTCGCTCAAGAGCCTGCTCGGCACCTCGATGATGGACGACAGCACCGAGGTGATGGGCCAGGCGATGCCGTTCCGCAAGCTGCTGGCACATTTCATCGGCGAACTGAAGACCCGTGCCGAGCAGGCCGCCGGCACCGAGTTCTCGCGCGCGGTGCTGGGCCGGCCGGTGTTCTTTATCGACGAGGATCCCGCCGCCGACCAGCTTGCGGAAGATACGCTGGCCGGGATCGCGCGCGACGCGGGCTTTCGCGAGATCGCCTTCCAGTACGAGCCGATCGCCGCGGCGTTTGACTACGAGGCCGGGATCTCGCGCGAGGAGCTGGTGCTGGTGGTCGATATCGGCGGCGGCACCTCGGACTTCTCACTGGTGCGGCTGTCGCCCGAGCGCGCCCGCCGCAGCGACCGGCGCGAAGACATCCTGGCCAACGGCGGCGTCCATATCGGCGGCACCGACTTCGACCGCGCGCTCAGCCTGGCGCGGGCGATGCCGCTGCTGGGGCTGGGCAGCCAGCTGCGCAACGGCAAGGCGATGCCGTCGAGCCAGTATTTCGACCTGGCCAGCTGGCACACCATCAACCTAGTCTATACGCGCAAGGCGTGGTCGCTGGTGATGGACAACTACCGCGACGCGGCCGACACCATCAAGCTCGACCGCCTGGTCCGGCTGATCCGCGAGCGCGCCGGGCACTGGCTGGCGATCCAGGTGGAAGCGGCCAAGATCGCGCTGTCGGATGCCGGCAGCACCGAGGTCGACCTGCATCGGCTGGAGCAGGGGCTGACGCTGTCGATCACGCGCGAGGAGTTCGACGAGTCGATCGACAAGCTGGTGGCGAAGACGGAGAAAACGGTGCAGCAGATGCTGGCGGATGCTGGCGTGGATGGGGCGGCGGTCGACACCATCTTCTTTACTGGCGGGTCCAGCAGCGTGCCGTTGCTGCGGCAGCGGCTGGCGGCGTTGTTGCCGGAGGCGCGCTGCGTTGAAGGGGACCGGTTCGGGAGTATTGGTAGCGGGCTGGCGCTGGACGCGGTGCGGAAGTTTGGTTGA